In Solenopsis invicta isolate M01_SB chromosome 1, UNIL_Sinv_3.0, whole genome shotgun sequence, one genomic interval encodes:
- the LOC105202050 gene encoding innexin inx2, with the protein MFDVFGSVKGLLKLDSICIDNNVFRLHYKATVVGLIIFSLLVTSRQYIGDPIDCIVDDIPLHVMDTYCWIYSTFTIPDRTGIIGKDLVSPGVATHIEGHEEIKYHKYYQWVCFCLFFQAILFYVPRYLWKTWEGGRIKMLVLDLNCPVISEDCKSDRRKLLVDYFTLNLHSQNLYAYRFFLCEILNFINVVGQIFFIDFFLDGEFTTYGSDVIKFTEMEPEERIDPMSRVFPKLTKCTFHKYGASGSVQKFDGLCVLPLNIVNEKIYVFLWFWFIILSILSGLSLLYRAAVIFGPKLRMVLLRARSRLSPHDQIKIISDKCQIGDWFVLYQLGKNIDPLIYKQLITDLATKLQGKENV; encoded by the coding sequence ATGTTTGACGTATTCGGCTCTGTAAAAGGGCTGCTCAAGCTCGATTCCATATGTATCGACAACAATGTGTTCCGGCTGCACTACAAGGCCACCGTGGTCGGACTCATCATCTTTTCCCTGCTGGTGACCTCCCGGCAGTACATCGGTGATCCGATCGACTGTATCGTCGACGACATACCGCTACACGTGATGGACACCTACTGCTGGATCTACTCGACCTTCACGATCCCGGACCGAACCGGCATCATCGGTAAGGACCTGGTGAGTCCAGGGGTTGCCACGCACATCGAGGGCCACGAGGAGATCAAGTACCACAAGTACTATCAGTGGGTCTGCTTCTGCCTCTTCTTCCAAGCGATTCTTTTCTACGTACCCCGCTACCTGTGGAAGACGTGGGAGGGTGGCAGAATCAAGATGCTGGTGCTGGATCTCAATTGTCCGGTGATCAGCGAGGACTGTAAGAGCGATCGGCGTAAATTGTTGGTCGACTACTTCACCCTGAATCTGCACTCGCAGAATTTGTACGCGTACCGCTTCTTCCTCTGCGAAATTCTCAACTTTATAAACGTGGTCGGCCAGATCTTTTTCATAGACTTCTTCCTGGACGGCGAGTTCACCACGTACGGCTCCGATGTCATCAAGTTCACGGAGATGGAACCCGAGGAACGTATCGATCCCATGTCCAGGGTGTTCCCGAAGTTGACCAAGTGCACGTTCCATAAATACGGTGCGTCCGGCTCGGTGCAGAAGTTCGACGGACTCTGCGTGTTGCCGCTCAATATCGTCAATGAGAAGATCTACGTGTTTCTCTGGTTCTGGTTCATCATCCTGTCGATCCTGAGCGGTCTCAGCTTGCTCTACCGTGCGGCAGTGATATTCGGCCCGAAGCTGCGTATGGTGCTGCTGCGGGCACGCTCGCGTCTCTCGCCGCACGACCAAATCAAGATTATCAGCGACAAGTGCCAGATTGGCGATTGGTTTGTCCTGTATCAACTGGGCAAGAACATCGATCCGCTGATCTACAAGCAGCTCATCACCGATCTCGCGACCAAGCTCCAGGGTAAGGAGAACGTGTAA